The following DNA comes from Thermodesulfobacteriota bacterium.
CCAATCGCATTTTGCAAGTTTTTTTGAAGATCGCTGTTCCGGAATGGGGGCTATCGTCCGTCATCTTTGCCCTGCCGGGCACTGAAATAGGCGTCCACCAGCTGTTCCGCCACGCCGGTGTAGGCATCGCAGGTCAGGGCCCGCAGCCGCTGCCGGCAATCGGCCGGAACCTTTTCCAGGGAATCGACCAGCCGGCAGAGATCAGCCGAGGATATGGTTTTCCCCCGGGTCAGGGCCTTGAGCTTTTCATACGGGTCCGCTTCGCCGCACATGCGCATCACCGTCTGGATGGGTTCGGCCAGCAGGGCCGGATTGTTGTCCAGGTCCGCCTGAATGGCCGCGCGGTTGACGGCCAGCTTACCCATCCCCTTGAGGCAGTTTTTGATGCCGATGAGCACATAGCCGAAGACGGCACCCATGTTCCGCAGGACCGTACTGTCGGTCAGGTCCCGCTGGAAGCGGGAGTGCAACAGCTTGACGGACAGGTGGGACATCAGAGAAATGGCCACACCCAGGTTGCCCTCGCTGTTCTCAAAGTCAATAGGGTTGACCTTGTGGGGCATGGTCGATGAACCCACTTCACCGGGTTTGAGCTTCTGGGTGAAATAGCCCAATGAAATATATCCCCACATGTCCCGGTCCAGATCGATCAGGGCGCCGGAAAAACGGATCATGATCTGAAGCAGCTCGGATATATAATGATAGGGGTTGATCTGGGTGGTGAACAGCAGGGGCGCCGCGCCCAGATAGTCGGCGATAAACCGCCTGGAGGCGGCGATCCAGTCGATATCGGGAAAGGCCGCCAGGTGGGCGTTGAAATTGCCGGAGGCGCCGTTGAGCTTGGCCTGGATCTCGGCAGCCAGAAACTTTTCCAGTTCCCGGGACAGCCGCCAGGCGAAATTGACAAACTCCTTGCCCACGGTGGTGGGTGTGGCC
Coding sequences within:
- the purB gene encoding adenylosuccinate lyase, yielding MDSLTALSVLDGRYAAMTTDLTDIFSEAGLIRNRVTVELQWLKFLGRDLRLFDLSAEDAEKIDAIGRAFDVNRARAVKDIEKTTNHDVKAVEYYIKGELETAGLGAVKEWTHFACTSEDINNSAYALMIRQGRTVVAGALAALLKVVEDMATAHKAVPMMARTHGQPATPTTVGKEFVNFAWRLSRELEKFLAAEIQAKLNGASGNFNAHLAAFPDIDWIAASRRFIADYLGAAPLLFTTQINPYHYISELLQIMIRFSGALIDLDRDMWGYISLGYFTQKLKPGEVGSSTMPHKVNPIDFENSEGNLGVAISLMSHLSVKLLHSRFQRDLTDSTVLRNMGAVFGYVLIGIKNCLKGMGKLAVNRAAIQADLDNNPALLAEPIQTVMRMCGEADPYEKLKALTRGKTISSADLCRLVDSLEKVPADCRQRLRALTCDAYTGVAEQLVDAYFSARQGKDDGR